Part of the Triticum urartu cultivar G1812 chromosome 2, Tu2.1, whole genome shotgun sequence genome, ATTCATGAGATGATACTTGAGCATGCATTACTGCATTTGACAACGTTCCAGTGATAGGTGACAAATTTCAGTATGTGTTTGGTCTGAGCCCCAACTAGTCCAtccaaaataaaaaataaataaaaattggcTGCCAGTGTTACCAAATAATTAATTAGCCTAAATGAGGGCGGAGACAAATTATTGCCAGGATAGGTGATAGCCAGCGCACCAACGGTTATCTGTTGTAGACGAAGCACTACATAAAATTCATTGTATATCATTGCCGGAGCTGTTCTTGTTGTTTCTCCCATAGCTTTTAAACCGACCGGCTAGCCTCTCGGTTCAGATTTTTACCCGTCAGACCGCCGGTCTACTGGTACTTTAGCTCGTTTTTACTACTCACTAATACTAAAAAGAGATCAAATACGTCCAATTTCTTAAACCAGATAACAAAGTAGCTTGGGTGGGATGGCTATTGGGCTAGGCGATTACGGTAGTGACCAAGGATGGAATCCATATCCGTGCAGAATAATTTCTATAGTTTACGCGAGCATGACTCAGCCGAAGATGGCCTGGTTTTTACCCGCAGTTGGCAAATAAACCGCCACACATCATTTTAATTAATGAAAACAAAACCCACATACAAGTCCACATAACTGCTATACATAACCTATACTAATACTTATCCTAAGCAATGCACGGGAAATTTACCTAGTTAAGGTAAAACAAATTAGTAGAATCAAATTGTTGTTGTGCTAGTCCCGGCAACCTCACACATTATCGGGGGAGGCCGGTCGATGGGGGGGCCTGGCCCCTCTTGATGGTCTTAAAAAATGGGGGGGACGACCACTCTTTATACTTGTATAGGATATACGGAAGGACCGGAAGTAGTACACACACGTAGAATATCACACAGAACCAACCGTCCTCATGCTCCTCCTCAAGTTGGAATGGTGGCCTGAAGAACTCCCACACGCCATTCTTAAACCAATCCTCGTCACAGTACCGGCGATTGAACACGGCAGTGGACAGAAGCCAGACGACGGTAATGAACTCACCACCACTGTTAAGCTGCTTGGCGTGGGAATCCCTAGTGCAGCGGTGGGCCGCATAGCACATCATCTCCACCCACACCCCAAGTAGCACGCGCCGCACCTCCTGCTTGCCCCGCGCCTTCTCCGCCTCTAGCAGCCAAACAGCAAGCTCCGCTCCACGGATCAAGGAAGGTGGAGGTCCGAGATGCACTCTCCTGTCTAGCTCCTCTAGCCTTTTTATTGTTCTCTTCAGCTCCTCTAGGTCCACGTCCAGGTTCTCCTCCCTTCTAGCGTTAAGCTCAGACCTCCTTCTGTTCAGCTCCTCCCTTCTTCTGTCCAGCTCCTCTGGATCCTCCAACATCGTCCCTCTAGCGAGGACCAAGGGAGATGGAGGCTCCTTGCTTCTTTTGTCCAGCTCCTCCCTCTTTTTATCTAGCCTCTTACTTTTTCTGTCTAGCACCTCCAACTTCTCCCTTCTAGTGCCCACCTCTAACCTTAAATCATCCAGCTCTTCCAATCTCCTGTTCAGCTCCGCCAAACTTCTATCCAGCACCTCCATTGCACTGTATAGTTCCGCTCTATTGCACCTTTTTCTGCCCAGATCCTTCCTTTTTCTGACCAAATGCTCTCTTATCACGTCCAGATCCTCCCTTATTATGTCCAGCTTCCCCCTTACTCTGTATAGCTCGTCCCCGTCCCTTCTTGTGTCCAGATCCCACATTCTTCTTCTTCTGTCCAGCTCCCCCCTTCTGCTGAGGTGTTCCATGTCAAAAAAATCTAGCCCCACGTATGCTGCTTCAGTATTGGCATACAATCCCGGGCGAACAGGGCTAGGAAGCATGTATGGACGTTCAGCAAGGAGGAAAATCATGTAGTTAGACACTGCCCTGACTGCCTCCATAACATCATCTCGCTCTTCCACATTAGACGACTGTGAGAAGAACATTTTGGTGGCAAAGTGCCAAGAAAGGATTTTGTCATCAAAATCAATGCCAGCGTGCGAGGTGGGATCCTTGAAAAATCCATGCCATGGATTCAGCGCGCACTGACCACTGTAACTCCTCATGATATCCTCTTTGCCTTCACATGCCTCCACCATTCTTCGTACCTCTTCCAACACCAGCTTCTTAGTATCATCTGAAATGACAGGTAAGGACTGGCCTAGCTTCTTCCACAAACCTTTGCATCTCAAGCTCTGCACACAGCCTCCACTGCCATGGGACGAGTTCAGCAACTCAGGGTGTCCAATGGAACCTGACCATCTTCTATTTCTTTCCGCAGCCTTGACACGCCGCCGCACAGATACGATTATTCTGTGAAGCCAGTGCCATCTTCCAGCATGCAACAATGCGCATGTCCATGTTGATCCCATTGCCTTCAACAATGCTGTCATCTCTAGGAGGACAGCCCCAGCTATTAAGATGTATGTGACAATGGCATCAACTCTGTTGAAGTCATGTTTGACAATGCTTGATTGAAATAGGAAGAAAGTACTGATCGTGGCAGCTGATGACATGGCACGGATGAAGCATCCATACCATGTGAAGACCACCGCTGCCTTGGTATATAGGAAATCATACATCAAGGAGAGCTGCATCTCAACCAATTCAAACATTTGGCCCTTGTTATCGAATAGCTCTACAGCTTTACTCTGAAATTGGGATGGCCAGAACTTATAGTCCACAAACTGAGCCATGCAAATGGGGAGCAAATCATGAGCTCCTTGCAGAACCTCTTCAGGATCCAGCTTTCCCCCTTGGCCCTGCTGTGCATGTTGTTCTCGTTTAGCCTCACTCAACTTCCTGCTGTCGAGGAAACTAATCATGTTCTCCAGGCTGGACGACTTGAGCGCCCATACTCTCTCCCCATACTTGAGAACACCGGCGACAAATATCAGCAACGCGGCTGTGGCCAAGGTCCAGCTGCCAGCGACATACTTGTAGAGGACATAAGCCACTCCCACTGTCTGAACAACAAAAGAGAGCAGGTGGCGCAGCCAGAGCTGGCTGTCTTCTATGGAGTAGGCGGTGATGTTGTCCTGGCCACCGAGGTGCACTAGCAAGAATGGCGCCCAGAACGCCATGAGTTGTTGGTGCCCGTGGGACTTTCCATAGAAGGACATGTGGCCGAGGATGTATATCGCTATGGAGTCTGCCAGCAGGTATGCTAGCCAGAGGAGGGTCCTTGGGATGATGGAGATGTTCCGTCGTCGCATCCTGGCGAACATGAGCAGGAACACTTGCAGCATAAAGCTAGCAAGCACTAGGATTTGGGCCTCCCAATCGTTCCATAGGCGCACCACTCCGGCCATCAGTGACCACTGAATGCACACAAGAATCATCATATTACAAACAAATTAGAGTACAAACGTATATTTCCTTCAAAAGAAGTACACACGCAACCATGAAGACAATATTACAGCCAACATGACAGTCAAATTGAACTAGTAAATTGCCCATATACTTAACCAACCTAATGACACATTCAACGTAATCTGCACTATTTCAATCTCGACCTACAAAACAAACCATCTAGACAATTTCTTATTGATATTTTAAATCTCTATTTAAGGTAGGTGCAAATGACGACACATCAGAGAGCTCTATATAACCTACTACATATTTC contains:
- the LOC125540335 gene encoding uncharacterized protein LOC125540335 → MAGVVRLWNDWEAQILVLASFMLQVFLLMFARMRRRNISIIPRTLLWLAYLLADSIAIYILGHMSFYGKSHGHQQLMAFWAPFLLVHLGGQDNITAYSIEDSQLWLRHLLSFVVQTVGVAYVLYKYVAGSWTLATAALLIFVAGVLKYGERVWALKSSSLENMISFLDSRKLSEAKREQHAQQGQGGKLDPEEVLQGAHDLLPICMAQFVDYKFWPSQFQSKAVELFDNKGQMFELVEMQLSLMYDFLYTKAAVVFTWYGCFIRAMSSAATISTFFLFQSSIVKHDFNRVDAIVTYILIAGAVLLEMTALLKAMGSTWTCALLHAGRWHWLHRIIVSVRRRVKAAERNRRWSGSIGHPELLNSSHGSGGCVQSLRCKGLWKKLGQSLPVISDDTKKLVLEEVRRMVEACEGKEDIMRSYSGQCALNPWHGFFKDPTSHAGIDFDDKILSWHFATKMFFSQSSNVEERDDVMEAVRAVSNYMIFLLAERPYMLPSPVRPGLYANTEAAYVGLDFFDMEHLSRRGELDRRRRMWDLDTRRDGDELYRVRGKLDIIREDLDVIREHLVRKRKDLGRKRCNRAELYSAMEVLDRSLAELNRRLEELDDLRLEVGTRREKLEVLDRKSKRLDKKREELDKRSKEPPSPLVLARGTMLEDPEELDRRREELNRRRSELNARREENLDVDLEELKRTIKRLEELDRRVHLGPPPSLIRGAELAVWLLEAEKARGKQEVRRVLLGVWVEMMCYAAHRCTRDSHAKQLNSGGEFITVVWLLSTAVFNRRYCDEDWFKNGVWEFFRPPFQLEEEHEDGWFCVIFYVCVLLPVLPYILYKYKEWSSPPFFKTIKRGQAPPSTGLPR